A region of Bacteroidota bacterium DNA encodes the following proteins:
- a CDS encoding bifunctional UDP-N-acetylmuramoyl-tripeptide:D-alanyl-D-alanine ligase/alanine racemase encodes MDTYHINNIASACNGEWLQMVNNIAPIEHLVIDTRKIVFANTSLFFALHTNKNDGHNYIKTAYEAGIRNFVVSTAIDVKPLVHANIIKVADTLKALQQLATLHRSQFVLPVTAITGSNGKTIIKDWLFQLLRLQLTICKSPKSYNSQVGVPLSVWQLNAQHELALFEAGISERNEMQLLANIIHPTLGIFNNLGNAHSEGFSDETEKLKEKLLLFQHVKNLVFSCNQTAINSHLFDFVKQHHIKAFSWSSNKQAEAYYQFTTDTVGKHTQIVCEAKNITVQIPFTDEASIWNACTCLAYLLMLDELKLFTLDLPSVLNKFSELQAVEMRLQLKEANNNCIVINDSYNNDLDSLKIALHFLQYQGNGLQKTLILSDIYQSGFANETLCKLVAELIEANGISKFIAIGDVFYQYQHLFPNQSLFYVTTQQFMESFSTLNFENEIILLKGARQFEFEKINALLEKRVHETVFEINLNALTNNFNAYRKLLGNKVKIMAMVKAFSYGTGSYEIAKTLVFNQVDYLAVAYADEGVVLRKAGIHTPIMVMNPEKSSMDLLLKYNLEPAIYNIAILQELINAANGQEVGIHIELDSGMKRLGFDANQIAGLLLILSNNKNIQVKSVMSHLAASEAVEHDTFTLQQIDKFDTLSKQIVDHFPYAILRHCLNSAGIVRFKKAQFDMVRLGVGLYGIDPALEIQNQLQQIGTLKTVISQIRHIEPSESIGYGRKGVVTKPSRIAIVAIGYADGLDRKLSNGVGYMLVNNKQAPIIGNICMDMTMIDVTEIDCQEGDEAIVFGANPTITQVAEKLQTIPYEILTSISQRVKRVYYAE; translated from the coding sequence ATGGATACCTATCATATTAATAATATTGCTTCGGCCTGTAATGGGGAGTGGTTGCAAATGGTTAATAACATTGCACCTATTGAGCATTTGGTTATTGATACCCGTAAAATAGTATTTGCCAATACCAGTTTGTTTTTTGCTTTGCATACCAATAAAAATGACGGACACAATTATATAAAGACAGCGTACGAAGCTGGTATCAGGAATTTTGTGGTAAGCACTGCTATTGATGTTAAACCATTGGTACATGCCAATATTATTAAAGTAGCAGATACCTTAAAAGCATTGCAACAATTGGCTACTTTACACAGAAGTCAGTTTGTATTACCGGTAACAGCTATTACAGGTAGCAATGGAAAAACCATTATAAAAGACTGGTTGTTTCAGTTACTCAGGCTTCAGTTAACTATATGCAAAAGCCCTAAAAGTTATAACTCGCAGGTAGGAGTGCCATTGAGTGTATGGCAATTGAATGCGCAACATGAATTGGCTTTGTTTGAGGCCGGTATTTCGGAGCGTAATGAAATGCAATTGTTAGCCAATATTATTCATCCTACACTGGGTATATTTAACAATTTAGGTAATGCACATAGCGAAGGATTTTCGGATGAAACCGAAAAACTAAAAGAGAAATTATTGTTGTTTCAGCATGTAAAAAACCTTGTTTTTTCATGTAATCAAACAGCTATTAACAGCCATTTATTTGATTTTGTAAAGCAGCATCATATCAAGGCTTTCTCTTGGTCGAGTAACAAACAAGCTGAAGCCTATTACCAATTTACTACTGATACTGTTGGTAAGCACACACAAATAGTTTGCGAAGCAAAAAACATAACAGTACAAATACCTTTTACTGATGAAGCCAGTATTTGGAATGCCTGTACCTGCCTGGCCTATTTACTCATGTTGGATGAGTTAAAATTATTTACACTCGATTTACCGTCAGTGCTCAATAAATTTAGTGAATTGCAAGCGGTTGAAATGCGTTTGCAATTGAAGGAAGCCAATAACAATTGTATAGTTATTAACGATAGTTATAACAACGATTTAGATTCGCTTAAAATTGCGCTGCACTTTTTACAGTATCAAGGCAATGGCTTGCAAAAAACACTTATACTATCAGATATATACCAAAGTGGTTTTGCCAATGAAACTTTGTGCAAATTAGTTGCAGAGTTAATTGAAGCCAATGGTATTAGTAAGTTTATAGCCATTGGTGATGTGTTTTATCAATACCAGCATTTGTTTCCAAACCAATCCTTGTTTTATGTTACTACGCAGCAGTTCATGGAGTCGTTTAGTACACTGAATTTTGAAAACGAAATTATTTTGCTAAAAGGAGCAAGGCAGTTTGAGTTTGAAAAAATAAATGCTTTGTTGGAAAAACGGGTACATGAAACTGTTTTTGAAATAAACTTGAATGCACTCACCAATAACTTTAATGCTTATAGAAAGTTGTTGGGTAATAAAGTAAAAATAATGGCTATGGTTAAAGCCTTTAGTTATGGAACAGGTAGTTACGAAATAGCCAAAACATTGGTGTTTAATCAAGTTGATTATTTGGCAGTAGCCTATGCCGATGAAGGTGTAGTATTACGCAAGGCAGGCATACACACACCTATTATGGTTATGAATCCGGAAAAATCGAGTATGGATTTATTACTAAAATATAATTTGGAACCGGCCATTTATAATATAGCTATTTTACAAGAACTAATAAATGCTGCCAACGGGCAGGAGGTGGGTATACACATAGAGTTAGACAGTGGCATGAAACGTTTGGGTTTTGATGCCAATCAAATAGCCGGATTATTACTCATTTTAAGCAACAATAAAAACATACAGGTAAAAAGTGTAATGTCTCATTTGGCAGCCAGTGAAGCTGTGGAGCACGATACTTTCACCTTACAGCAAATTGATAAGTTTGATACATTATCAAAGCAAATAGTTGATCATTTTCCTTATGCTATTTTACGCCATTGTTTAAACAGTGCGGGCATTGTACGTTTCAAAAAAGCACAGTTTGATATGGTGCGTTTGGGTGTTGGGTTGTATGGTATTGATCCTGCTTTGGAAATACAAAATCAACTGCAGCAAATAGGCACTTTAAAAACAGTTATATCGCAAATTCGCCACATTGAGCCAAGCGAAAGCATTGGTTATGGTAGGAAAGGAGTAGTTACCAAACCATCGCGTATTGCTATTGTTGCTATTGGTTATGCCGATGGTTTGGACAGGAAGCTAAGCAATGGGGTTGGTTACATGCTAGTAAATAATAAACAGGCTCCTATTATTGGAAATATATGTATGGATATGACCATGATTGATGTAACTGAAATTGACTGTCAGGAAGGTGATGAAGCTATTGTTTTTGGAGCTAATCCTACCATTACGCAAGTGGCAGAAAAGCTGCAAACCATTCCTTACGAAATATTAACTTCCATTTCGCAACGTGTTAAACGTGTGTATTATGCTGAATAA
- a CDS encoding GNAT family N-acetyltransferase: MDSITITTDTEKLDITFIHHFISNTYWAKGRTVAEVKTCIENSFNFGIYLNNQQIGYARVVTDYVAFAYLMDVFITEEHRNKGYSSRLMDFILQHEALEKVKVWRLATTDAHFLYEKFGFKPLKSPEKMMERINS, encoded by the coding sequence ATGGATAGCATTACAATAACTACTGATACCGAAAAGCTTGACATAACCTTTATCCATCATTTTATCTCCAATACGTATTGGGCTAAAGGCCGAACGGTAGCCGAAGTGAAAACGTGTATAGAAAACTCCTTTAACTTTGGTATTTATCTAAACAATCAACAAATTGGTTATGCCCGTGTGGTTACCGATTATGTGGCTTTTGCGTATTTGATGGATGTATTTATAACAGAAGAGCACAGAAACAAAGGTTATTCAAGCCGTTTAATGGATTTTATACTCCAGCATGAAGCACTTGAAAAAGTAAAAGTATGGCGCTTAGCTACCACCGATGCTCATTTTCTGTACGAAAAATTTGGTTTTAAACCATTAAAAAGCCCAGAGAAAATGATGGAGCGGATTAATTCATAA
- a CDS encoding M13 family metallopeptidase, giving the protein MKLKHYLLLTTSVCAFGAHAQHKNSKSVIDKKSMDLNTKPNDNFYQYANGAWLKNNPVPSTESRWGNFNIVAERNNEVLRNILEGLAKTNQKPGSIEDKIATFYKLYVDTNKRKQDGAKPVDSYFEQINNIKNSNDLFKVLASFHRKGISGFFRFGVGQDAKNSQVYIPYLSQGGLGLPDKDFYFKTDEKSVKIREEYKTYISKMFGIYGYSSLIQRNNAELILKMETDLAQGAMSRLERRDPDKQYNKYTVGDFFSKLNNLPIKNYIANTGVGEFEEFIVGQPAYFINWNKLMDTYSIENWKTLLTWSLINNTSSLLSPELEQAQFGFYATVLNGTKEQKPLWKKAIAACNGGVGEMLGQLFVKETFSSNAKVQVNTMVSNISDAFKERVKNLAWMSAPTKDKAYEKLASISRKFGYPDKWTDYKDLKITNSSYFENVLASNEFDYNDMITKLGKPVDRNEWGMLPQTVNAYYNPINNEIVFPAAILQAPFFDEHADAALNYGAIGAVIGHEITHGFDDQGSKYDAKGNLNSWWTAEDRTKFEERTNVLVEQFNKFKMGDSLYVNGKLTLGENIADLGGLSIAYDAFKLFLKQNPKENVVKDGYTPEQRFFIGFAQLWKNNARPEAIRQLILTDTHSPGEYRVKGPLSNMPSFYEAFDVHENNGMFINKPERADIW; this is encoded by the coding sequence ATGAAACTTAAACATTACTTACTATTGACTACGTCAGTATGTGCTTTTGGTGCACATGCACAACATAAAAACTCCAAGTCCGTTATTGATAAAAAATCGATGGATTTAAATACTAAACCAAACGATAATTTTTACCAATATGCCAATGGTGCCTGGTTAAAAAACAACCCGGTTCCAAGTACGGAAAGTCGTTGGGGAAACTTTAACATAGTGGCCGAAAGAAACAACGAGGTATTGCGTAATATTTTGGAAGGCTTGGCTAAAACAAACCAGAAGCCGGGCTCTATTGAAGATAAAATAGCCACCTTTTATAAACTGTATGTTGATACCAATAAACGCAAACAAGATGGAGCAAAACCTGTAGATAGTTATTTTGAACAAATCAACAATATTAAAAACAGCAACGATTTATTTAAAGTATTGGCTTCTTTTCACCGCAAAGGTATTTCTGGATTTTTTAGGTTTGGTGTTGGACAAGATGCTAAAAATAGCCAAGTATATATTCCTTATTTATCGCAAGGTGGATTAGGTTTACCTGATAAAGATTTTTACTTTAAAACGGATGAAAAATCGGTAAAAATACGGGAGGAGTACAAAACATATATCAGCAAAATGTTTGGCATTTATGGGTACAGTAGCTTAATACAAAGAAACAATGCGGAGTTAATTCTTAAAATGGAAACAGACTTAGCACAAGGTGCTATGAGTCGTTTGGAAAGACGCGACCCTGATAAGCAATACAATAAATATACTGTTGGCGATTTTTTTAGTAAGCTTAATAATTTGCCTATTAAAAACTATATAGCCAATACAGGTGTTGGCGAATTTGAAGAATTTATAGTAGGCCAGCCCGCTTATTTTATCAACTGGAATAAGTTAATGGATACTTACTCTATTGAGAACTGGAAAACATTATTAACATGGTCGTTAATTAACAATACCAGTAGTTTGTTAAGCCCTGAATTAGAGCAAGCCCAGTTTGGCTTTTATGCAACCGTGTTAAACGGAACCAAAGAACAAAAACCATTATGGAAAAAAGCCATTGCTGCCTGTAATGGTGGCGTAGGCGAAATGTTAGGCCAGCTGTTTGTAAAAGAAACATTTAGTAGTAATGCCAAAGTACAGGTAAACACAATGGTTTCTAATATTTCAGATGCCTTTAAAGAACGCGTTAAAAATTTAGCATGGATGAGTGCGCCAACCAAAGATAAAGCTTACGAAAAGTTAGCCAGCATTTCACGTAAATTCGGATACCCTGATAAATGGACTGATTACAAAGATTTAAAAATAACCAATAGCAGCTATTTTGAAAATGTATTGGCATCAAACGAGTTTGATTACAATGATATGATTACTAAATTAGGTAAACCTGTTGATAGAAATGAGTGGGGCATGTTACCACAAACAGTAAATGCTTATTACAATCCAATAAACAATGAAATAGTTTTTCCTGCTGCTATATTACAAGCTCCTTTCTTTGATGAGCATGCTGATGCTGCTTTAAATTACGGTGCTATTGGTGCAGTAATCGGTCATGAAATAACACATGGTTTTGACGACCAGGGAAGCAAGTACGATGCAAAAGGAAACTTAAACAGTTGGTGGACTGCAGAGGATAGAACCAAGTTTGAGGAAAGAACCAATGTATTGGTTGAGCAATTCAATAAATTTAAAATGGGCGATAGCTTATATGTAAACGGTAAACTAACTTTAGGCGAAAACATTGCCGATTTAGGTGGTTTAAGCATAGCCTACGATGCCTTTAAATTGTTTTTAAAACAGAATCCAAAAGAAAACGTAGTTAAGGATGGTTATACACCAGAGCAACGTTTCTTTATTGGCTTTGCCCAATTATGGAAAAACAATGCACGCCCTGAGGCTATCCGCCAGTTAATATTGACCGATACACATTCACCGGGAGAGTACAGAGTAAAGGGTCCGTTGAGCAATATGCCAAGTTTTTACGAAGCATTTGATGTACATGAGAACAACGGCATGTTCATTAATAAACCGGAAAGAGCAGATATCTGGTAA
- the rluF gene encoding 23S rRNA pseudouridine(2604) synthase RluF — protein sequence MDSKNQSGINVNKFISDSGMCSRREAEKFIVDGRVTINNKVAKLGNRVNDGDIVKVDGEKIKTINNDIYIAFNKPVGIICTTELNVKNNIIKYINHPKRMFPIGRLDKESEGLIFLTNDGNIVNKILRAGNNHEKEYIVTVDKPLTKNFVEKMSNGIPMLGTITKKCTVEIISNYVFKIILTQGLNRQIRRMCSYLGYEVKKLKRVRIMNISLKNLSVGEWRDFTEKELNDILQLVATSSKTDAAFNASDYED from the coding sequence ATGGATAGTAAAAACCAAAGTGGTATAAACGTAAATAAATTTATCAGCGACAGCGGCATGTGTTCAAGGCGCGAAGCGGAGAAATTTATAGTGGATGGACGTGTTACTATTAATAACAAAGTAGCCAAGTTAGGAAACAGGGTAAACGATGGCGATATAGTTAAAGTGGATGGTGAAAAAATAAAAACCATTAACAACGATATTTACATTGCCTTTAACAAGCCTGTTGGCATTATATGTACAACAGAGTTAAATGTTAAAAACAATATTATTAAATATATCAATCATCCTAAACGTATGTTCCCTATTGGCAGACTTGACAAGGAAAGCGAAGGGTTGATTTTTTTAACCAACGATGGCAATATTGTAAATAAAATACTAAGGGCGGGTAATAACCATGAAAAGGAATACATAGTTACCGTTGATAAACCGCTTACTAAAAACTTTGTAGAGAAAATGAGTAATGGTATACCTATGCTGGGTACTATTACTAAAAAATGTACGGTTGAAATTATAAGTAATTATGTTTTTAAAATAATATTGACACAAGGACTTAACAGACAAATAAGGCGTATGTGCAGTTATTTAGGCTACGAAGTAAAAAAGCTGAAACGGGTACGTATTATGAATATTAGCCTGAAAAATTTAAGCGTTGGTGAGTGGAGGGATTTTACGGAGAAGGAATTAAACGACATTTTACAACTGGTAGCTACCTCAAGCAAAACCGATGCTGCATTTAATGCCAGCGATTATGAAGATTAG
- a CDS encoding DUF4476 domain-containing protein, with the protein MKKLLFALTLLLSGQIWAQSNLTVFAEEGEKFIIFLNGVQQNKSAQANVHVENINDNVQKLRLVFEDKSLAPITQNLYYEPHKEYTCVVVQKKKNQVKRIDGKNTPAVYVIRLQDVKDIDPNAVKKTDKIVLPDNINSNDINTNEMVTDKTTITTTTITPANKGENVNVNVGANGVGINMNITGTEGERVSNTSTTTTTTTTRSTSNNQVAHVDHQKHKAKPATPVCAPMSPTTMGSVLDQIKKQSFEDNKLNVIKQVLASNCISAAQVKQLMGEFKFDENKLKVAKMCYEKTTDKNNYFTLNDAFSFSSTADELNTFLQSKGAVIDSGE; encoded by the coding sequence ATGAAAAAATTACTATTCGCTTTAACATTATTACTGTCTGGTCAAATCTGGGCACAATCAAACCTGACCGTATTTGCCGAAGAAGGAGAAAAATTCATTATTTTTTTAAATGGCGTACAACAAAATAAATCAGCACAAGCCAACGTACACGTAGAAAATATAAACGACAATGTACAAAAACTACGTTTGGTTTTTGAAGATAAAAGTCTTGCACCTATAACCCAAAATTTATATTACGAACCCCATAAAGAATATACCTGTGTAGTGGTTCAGAAAAAGAAAAATCAGGTAAAAAGAATTGATGGGAAAAATACACCAGCAGTATATGTTATCCGTTTGCAGGATGTAAAAGACATAGACCCTAATGCAGTTAAGAAAACGGATAAAATAGTTTTACCTGATAATATAAATAGCAATGATATAAACACCAACGAAATGGTAACAGATAAGACAACCATTACCACTACAACTATTACTCCGGCTAACAAAGGAGAAAACGTGAATGTAAATGTAGGTGCAAATGGTGTTGGCATTAATATGAACATTACAGGTACAGAAGGTGAAAGAGTAAGCAATACATCAACTACTACCACAACCACTACTACACGTAGTACAAGTAACAACCAGGTGGCTCACGTAGATCACCAAAAACATAAAGCGAAACCGGCAACTCCTGTATGTGCACCCATGAGCCCAACTACAATGGGAAGTGTGTTAGACCAAATAAAAAAACAAAGTTTTGAAGACAATAAGCTAAACGTTATAAAACAGGTTTTAGCCAGTAACTGTATAAGTGCTGCACAAGTAAAACAGTTAATGGGAGAATTTAAGTTTGATGAAAATAAATTGAAAGTAGCTAAAATGTGTTATGAAAAAACGACTGATAAAAACAATTACTTTACTTTAAACGATGCCTTTTCATTTAGTTCAACAGCAGATGAATTAAACACATTTTTACAAAGCAAAGGTGCCGTAATAGATAGCGGAGAATAA
- a CDS encoding CsgG/HfaB family protein, with amino-acid sequence MKKIIILMFVACFFISCDSSLKYVKAADKMATQGNYSDAADNYYTALLTNPSNAKAKQGLQKNAQLVLDAKFSSFAKLVVEGSNEEALRQYNYCNDYFQNVKNVGIELNWPTMYNQLYTETKQEFISKQYDIGLGLMKENKFDKAEFAFNKILEFDSSYKNVSVLRVQTIIEPLYEQGLKYIEAQNYKAAYKSFGQVAQFDASYKSTLQLIDISLKQASLPIAVVLSSKATYDNYQDVSFYQQLVARISKSTNPFLKVIDRNNIDKLLKEQELGMTGIIDAEAASKAGKLIGAKYFLLVDVSQVNFDELVPTTSNEIAYESYSERVYDHATGLTQSVIKFKKVNYKETKQYRKVDARVAYQLVSVQSGQVVSAEVFSSEQADAHAYARFNGNTDNLYPSLPAGNYLPSAPTEWKEKFSELNRPLESKQNLADKAFQDISTKIVNDINLYIEQ; translated from the coding sequence ATGAAAAAAATAATAATTTTAATGTTTGTTGCCTGCTTTTTTATAAGCTGCGATAGTTCATTAAAGTATGTAAAGGCTGCTGATAAAATGGCTACGCAAGGCAATTACAGTGATGCAGCCGATAATTACTATACAGCCTTACTAACCAACCCTTCAAATGCAAAAGCCAAACAAGGCCTGCAAAAAAATGCACAATTGGTTTTAGATGCTAAGTTTAGCAGCTTTGCTAAACTGGTGGTGGAAGGAAGTAACGAAGAAGCTTTAAGGCAATACAATTATTGCAACGATTATTTTCAGAACGTAAAAAATGTAGGTATAGAGTTAAACTGGCCAACTATGTACAACCAATTGTATACAGAAACCAAACAAGAGTTTATTTCAAAGCAATACGATATAGGTTTAGGCTTAATGAAAGAAAATAAATTTGATAAGGCAGAGTTTGCTTTCAATAAAATTTTAGAGTTTGACAGCAGTTACAAAAATGTTTCTGTATTGCGTGTGCAAACCATTATAGAGCCTTTGTATGAGCAAGGCTTAAAGTATATTGAAGCACAAAATTACAAAGCGGCCTATAAAAGTTTCGGGCAAGTAGCCCAGTTTGATGCCTCTTATAAAAGTACCTTGCAGCTTATTGACATCTCGTTGAAGCAAGCCAGTTTACCCATAGCGGTTGTTTTATCGAGTAAAGCAACATACGATAATTACCAGGATGTTTCCTTTTATCAGCAACTGGTAGCTAGGATAAGTAAAAGTACAAACCCGTTTTTAAAAGTAATTGACAGAAACAATATAGACAAACTTTTAAAAGAACAGGAATTGGGTATGACCGGTATAATTGATGCCGAAGCAGCCAGCAAAGCGGGTAAATTAATAGGCGCAAAGTACTTTTTACTGGTAGATGTAAGTCAGGTAAATTTTGATGAATTAGTACCCACCACCAGCAACGAAATTGCTTACGAATCATACAGCGAAAGAGTATATGACCATGCAACGGGACTAACACAATCCGTTATAAAATTTAAAAAAGTAAATTACAAAGAAACCAAACAGTACCGTAAGGTAGATGCAAGAGTAGCTTATCAGCTGGTATCAGTACAAAGCGGGCAGGTAGTATCGGCTGAAGTATTCTCATCAGAGCAAGCCGATGCACATGCTTATGCCCGCTTTAATGGCAATACCGATAATTTATATCCTAGTTTACCGGCCGGTAATTATTTACCAAGCGCACCAACGGAGTGGAAAGAAAAATTCAGCGAATTAAATCGACCTTTGGAAAGCAAACAAAATTTGGCTGATAAAGCTTTTCAGGATATAAGCACTAAAATTGTAAACGATATTAATTTGTACATTGAGCAATAA
- a CDS encoding substrate-binding domain-containing protein has product MKNTIILASLIITLLACGNSNENKKPVEAPNRIKIAVDESLRPVIEAEEMVFEALNDNKFIDFVYTSPGEAMQLMLLDSVKLAIVPRKATKAEQAAMDKEQFKFTQQRIAVDALALIINKTNHDTVYTVPQVKQLLDGSVSDWKQIFAKNTLGKIQVVFDNPSSGAMQYFKDSLLNGADLAKHCFAVKTNEEVIDYVEKNSSAVGVIGLNWISDQDDSKMKGFLNRITVADIIPRKISYESLTYKPIQANVAIRQYPFCRDIYILGRQERISIASDFVNFINGDQGQRIILKAGLVPAKAPIRILQVTK; this is encoded by the coding sequence ATGAAAAATACAATCATTTTAGCCAGCCTGATAATAACCTTATTGGCGTGTGGCAATAGTAACGAAAATAAAAAACCGGTAGAAGCACCTAACAGAATAAAAATAGCTGTTGACGAAAGTTTAAGACCCGTTATAGAAGCAGAAGAAATGGTTTTTGAAGCACTGAACGATAATAAGTTTATTGATTTTGTGTATACCAGCCCGGGCGAGGCCATGCAATTAATGTTATTGGATAGCGTAAAGCTGGCTATTGTTCCGCGCAAAGCCACCAAAGCCGAACAAGCAGCAATGGATAAAGAGCAGTTTAAATTTACCCAACAAAGAATTGCTGTTGATGCATTGGCATTAATCATTAACAAAACAAACCACGATACCGTTTATACAGTACCACAGGTAAAACAATTGTTAGATGGTTCGGTGAGCGACTGGAAACAAATATTTGCTAAAAATACTTTAGGCAAAATCCAGGTAGTGTTTGATAATCCTAGCTCAGGGGCTATGCAATATTTTAAAGATTCATTACTAAACGGAGCCGATTTAGCCAAACATTGTTTTGCTGTAAAAACCAACGAAGAGGTAATAGATTATGTAGAAAAAAATAGCAGTGCTGTAGGTGTAATAGGTTTAAACTGGATTAGTGACCAAGATGATAGTAAAATGAAAGGCTTTTTAAACAGAATAACCGTAGCCGATATTATACCACGTAAAATTTCGTACGAGTCATTAACCTATAAACCCATTCAAGCCAATGTTGCCATCAGACAATATCCGTTTTGCAGAGATATATACATTTTGGGCAGACAAGAAAGAATTAGCATAGCCAGCGATTTTGTTAATTTTATTAATGGCGATCAGGGACAACGTATTATTTTAAAAGCAGGCTTGGTTCCGGCCAAAGCTCCTATTCGTATTTTACAAGTAACCAAATAG
- a CDS encoding FAD-linked oxidase C-terminal domain-containing protein, translating to MQQGNSYKKINSDDIAFFESIVGAQYVLVQIADKENYTHDYTEDLVFIPDAVVKPSNENEVAAILKYCNEHKIIVTARGAGTGLSGGALAVFGGVILAMERFNKILNIDERNFQATVEPGVINEAFQQAVKEKGLFYPPDPASKGSCFLGGNLAHSSGGPRALKYGTTRDYVLNIQLVLANGDIIWTGANTLKYSTGYNLTHLIVGSEGTLGIITKMVLKLIPFPQQTLLMLAPFASPEKACEAVGAIFRAGCNPSVCEFVEPDGFKLSAALLNIKFDIPAHIGAYLLIEVDGNNLDSMMVECEAISEVLYKHECDEVLFAESAEQKEYFWKLRRSIGEATKHNNTYKEEDTVVPRAELPLLFKGVKEIGARYNFRTVCYGHAGDGNLHVNILKDDLSDDYWQNNITPGIIEIFELCKKLGGTISGEHGIGYVQKQFMPIMFSPNHLHLMHQIKLAFDPNLILNPGKIY from the coding sequence ATGCAGCAAGGCAATTCCTATAAAAAAATAAACAGTGACGATATTGCTTTTTTTGAAAGCATAGTGGGTGCACAATATGTATTGGTTCAAATAGCCGATAAAGAAAACTACACCCACGACTATACGGAAGATTTGGTTTTTATACCCGATGCAGTGGTAAAACCTTCCAATGAAAACGAAGTAGCAGCTATTTTAAAATATTGCAATGAACATAAAATAATAGTAACAGCACGTGGCGCAGGAACAGGTTTAAGCGGTGGCGCTTTAGCTGTATTTGGTGGTGTAATACTGGCTATGGAGCGTTTCAATAAAATACTCAATATTGATGAGCGTAACTTTCAGGCAACTGTTGAGCCCGGTGTAATTAATGAAGCCTTTCAACAAGCAGTAAAAGAAAAAGGATTGTTTTATCCGCCAGACCCTGCCAGTAAAGGAAGTTGTTTTTTAGGAGGCAATTTAGCACACAGCAGTGGAGGTCCGCGTGCTTTAAAATACGGCACCACGCGCGATTATGTATTAAACATACAATTGGTTTTAGCCAATGGTGATATTATATGGACAGGTGCCAATACCTTGAAATACTCAACAGGTTATAACCTTACCCATTTAATAGTAGGTAGCGAAGGTACATTAGGCATTATTACAAAAATGGTTTTAAAGCTTATTCCGTTTCCACAGCAAACACTTTTAATGTTAGCACCTTTTGCATCGCCTGAAAAAGCATGCGAAGCAGTAGGAGCCATTTTCCGTGCAGGTTGTAATCCATCAGTATGTGAGTTTGTAGAGCCCGATGGTTTTAAACTTTCAGCGGCCTTGCTCAATATTAAATTTGATATACCGGCACACATTGGTGCTTATTTGCTCATAGAAGTAGATGGCAATAATTTAGACAGCATGATGGTGGAGTGCGAAGCCATTAGCGAAGTGTTATACAAACATGAATGCGATGAAGTATTGTTTGCCGAAAGTGCAGAGCAGAAAGAATATTTTTGGAAACTACGCAGAAGCATAGGCGAAGCCACCAAGCATAACAATACTTATAAAGAGGAAGATACCGTAGTACCCCGTGCTGAATTACCTCTTTTATTTAAAGGTGTAAAAGAAATAGGGGCGAGGTATAATTTCAGAACCGTTTGTTATGGACATGCAGGCGATGGGAATTTGCATGTAAACATTTTAAAAGACGATTTAAGCGATGATTACTGGCAAAACAATATTACACCCGGCATTATTGAAATATTTGAATTGTGCAAGAAACTGGGAGGTACTATAAGTGGTGAGCATGGAATAGGTTATGTACAAAAACAATTTATGCCCATTATGTTTAGCCCAAACCACCTGCATTTAATGCACCAGATTAAGCTGGCTTTTGACCCTAACTTAATTTTAAATCCGGGTAAAATATATTAA